In Gordonia sp. SL306, the genomic window CGTGGTAGAGCACCTGCGCGAGTTTGGTGTCCTCGAGGGCCGCCTTGACCTGCTCCTCGGTGGCGTGCGGATTCGGCTCCGGATCGGTTCCCGGCGTCACATTCGTGGTCATTCCTCGGCTACTTCCTCGTGGTCGGGGTGAATCGTGGTCGGGGTGAATCGCGGTCGGGGTGAATGGCGGTCGGGGGTCACTTGCCGGTGAACTGGGCCTTGCCCGGCCCGTTCTCGATGAAGGACTTCATCCCGACGGCACGGTCCTCGGTGGCGAACAGTGCCGCGAAGAGCTGTTCCTCGATCTTCAGACCGGTCGCGAGATCGACTCCGAGTCCCTGATCGACCGACTTCTTGCCGGCCGCGAGCGCGATGGACGCCGCATTGCGGAACTGCCCGGCCCACGTCAATGCCGCGTTGTACACCTCGTCGGGAGCCACGACCTCGTCGACCAGGCCGATGGCGAGCGCTTCCTCGGCGCCGACGAAGCGACCGGTGAAGATCATGTCCTTGGCCTTGGCCGGCCCGACCAGTCGGGCGAGCCGCTGGGTTCCGCCGCCACCGGGGATCACACCGAGCAGGATCTCGGGCACACCCAGTTTGGCGTTGTCCCCGGCGATGCGCCGGTCCGCGCCCAGGGCGACCTCCAGACCACCTCCGAGCGCGTACCCGGTGATCGCGGCGACCGTCGGCTTCGGGATGTCGGCGATGGAACCGAGAGCGGACTGCAGGCGACCGGCGACCTTGCTCATCTCCGCATAGGTCATGTCGTTCATCTCTTTGATGTCGGCGCCCGCGGCGAGCACCTTCGGTCCGCCGTAGATGACCACGGCCTTGATGTCGTCACGTACGGTCGCCTCCTCGGCGGCCGCGGCTAGTTCGGTCTGCACCTGCCGATTCAGCGCGTTCATCGGAGGACG contains:
- a CDS encoding enoyl-CoA hydratase/isomerase family protein, which produces MAEFVTLETSDDHPGVGTIRLDRPPMNALNRQVQTELAAAAEEATVRDDIKAVVIYGGPKVLAAGADIKEMNDMTYAEMSKVAGRLQSALGSIADIPKPTVAAITGYALGGGLEVALGADRRIAGDNAKLGVPEILLGVIPGGGGTQRLARLVGPAKAKDMIFTGRFVGAEEALAIGLVDEVVAPDEVYNAALTWAGQFRNAASIALAAGKKSVDQGLGVDLATGLKIEEQLFAALFATEDRAVGMKSFIENGPGKAQFTGK